Proteins from a genomic interval of Rickettsiales bacterium:
- a CDS encoding DUF6148 family protein: protein MSITISQAQAALDAWVAADLAVAKGQSYSMNGRSLTLANVSEIREQIQYWERRIDNLTNRRVSPASLVDFS, encoded by the coding sequence ATGAGCATAACAATTTCACAGGCGCAGGCGGCACTTGATGCGTGGGTTGCGGCAGATTTAGCAGTTGCCAAGGGGCAGAGTTATTCCATGAATGGCAGAAGTTTAACCTTGGCAAATGTTTCTGAAATCAGAGAGCAAATTCAATATTGGGAGCGCAGAATTGATAATTTAACTAACCGCAGAGTAAGCCCTGCATCATTAGTAGATTTTAGTTAA